From a region of the Betta splendens chromosome 5, fBetSpl5.4, whole genome shotgun sequence genome:
- the cdk5rap1 gene encoding CDK5 regulatory subunit-associated protein 1 isoform X1 has product MKNLRRLNCLISRILLPVRRSEPRYCSSVTNSVTATNNFKTRLSSGPRFQDFTGEVTGDSDKHCYLSAELEMGNSRKVYFETYGCQMNVNDTEIAWSILQRKGYQRTANVNEADVILLVTCSIREKAEQTIWNRLQQIKAMKKKRLKSPIKIGILGCMAERLKTELLEREKLVDILAGPDAYRDLPRLLTVADGDHQACNVLLSLEETYADIMPVHRASYGHSAFVSIMRGCDNMCSYCIVPFTRGRERSRPISSILEEIRMLSDQCVCVCVCACACACVRACVRVVADPQGVKEVTLLGQNVNSYRDTSEEQFCDSGLTKLSRGFKTVYRTKQGGMRFSDLLDSVSCIDPNMRIRFMSPHPKDFPDEVLHLIAERSNICKHIHLPAQSGSSQILTRMRRGYTRETYLDLVDTVKKIIPDVSLSSDFISGFCGETEDDHQQTLSLIKEVGYNVGFLFAYSMRKKTHAYHRLQDDVPVEVKQRRLQECIIVFREEALRVNSALINSTQLVLVEGESKRSAKDLCGRTDGNLKVIFPKEDVALPAESTSAPINAGDYILVKILSSSSQSLRGRAISHSSLRGTVK; this is encoded by the exons ATGAAAAACCTCAGGCGTTTGAATTGCTTAATTTCCCGGatcctgcttcctgtcagacggAGTGAACCAAGATATTGTTCTAGTGTAACTAATAGTGTAACAGCTACGAATAATTTTAAGACTCGGTTATCTTCTGGTCCACGCTTCCAAGATTTCACGGGAGAAGTTACAGGAGACTCAGACAAACACTGTTATCTTTCGGCGGAGCTGGAAATGGGTAACTCAAGGAAAG TGTATTTTGAAACCTATGGATGTCAAATGAATGTTAATGACACGGAGATAGCATGGTCTATACTGCAGAGGAAAGGATACCAACGCACAGCTAATGTAAATGAG GCCGATGTTATACTTCTGGTCACCTGCTCCATAAG AGAGAAAGCTGAACAGACAATTTGGAATAGACTGCAGCAAATCAAAGCCATGAAGAAGAAGCGCCTAAAGTCACCAATAAAAATAGGCATTTTAG GTTGCATGGCAGAGAGGCTTAAGACAGAGCTTTTGGAGAGAGAAAAGTTGGTAGATATTCTCGCTGGTCCAGATGCCTACAGAGACCTCCCCCGCCTCCTGACTGTGGCTGATGGAGATCATCAGGCATGTAATGTGCTGCTGTCATTGGAGGAGACCTATGCAGACATTATGCCTGTCCACCGTGCTTCTTATGGACATAGTGCTTTCGT GTCTATCATGCGAGGCTGCGACAACATGTGCAGTTACTGCATTGTTCCCTTCActcgagggagagagagaagtagACCTATCAGCTCCATTCTTGAGGAGATTCGTATGCTGTCTGACCAG tgtgtgtgtgtgtgcgtgtgtgcgtgtgcgtgcgcgtgcgtgcgtgcgtgcgtgcgtgtggtcgCTGACCCTCAGGGTGTGAAGGAGGTGACATTACTTGGTCAGAATGTGAACAGCTACAGAGACACATCAGAAGAACAGTTCTGTGACTCAGGCCTGACCAAGCTCAGCCGGGGCTTTAAGACAGTTTACCGAACCAAACAGGGAGGCATGCGCTTTTCTGACCTGTTGGATTCAGTGTCTTGCATCGATCCCAATATGAGGATCAGGTTCATGTCCCCTCATCCCAAAGACTTCCCTGATGAG GTTTTGCATCTGATCGCAGAGCGTTCCAACATTTGTAAGCATATCCACCTTCCAGCACAAAGTGGGAGCAGTCAAATTCTAACAAGAATGCGACGTGG TTACACTAGAGAGACCTATCTTGATCTTGTggacactgtaaaaaaaatcatcccAG ATGTGAGTCTCAGCAGTGACTTCATATCAGGTTTCTGTGGTGAGACGGAGGACGACCACCAGCAGACTCTGTCTCTGATCAAGGAGGTGGGCTACAATGTGGGGTTCCTTTTTGCCTACAGTATGAGAAAG aAAACTCATGCCTACCATCGGCTACAAGATGACGTGCCAGTGGAGGTGAAGCAGCGACGATTGCAGGAGTGCATAATTGTGTTCAGAGAGGAAGCTCTGCGGGTCAATTCTGCTCTCATTAACAGCACACAGCTTGTTCTGGTGGAGGGA gaAAGTAAAAGATCTGCCAAGGACCTGTGTGGGCGAACTGATGGCAATTTGAAGGTGATTTTCCCCAAAGAGGATGTCGCCCTACCTGCAGAGTCCACCTCTGCTCCAATCAACGCTGGAGATTACATACTGGTGAAG atTTTGTCATCCAGCTCCCAGAGTCTGAGAGGCCGAGCCATCAGTCACAGCTCTTTGAGAGGAACAGTGAAGTAA
- the cdk5rap1 gene encoding CDK5 regulatory subunit-associated protein 1 isoform X3, with amino-acid sequence MKNLRRLNCLISRILLPVRRSEPRYCSSVTNSVTATNNFKTRLSSGPRFQDFTGEVTGDSDKHCYLSAELEMGNSRKVYFETYGCQMNVNDTEIAWSILQRKGYQRTANVNEADVILLVTCSIREKAEQTIWNRLQQIKAMKKKRLKSPIKIGILGCMAERLKTELLEREKLVDILAGPDAYRDLPRLLTVADGDHQACNVLLSLEETYADIMPVHRASYGHSAFVSIMRGCDNMCSYCIVPFTRGRERSRPISSILEEIRMLSDQGVKEVTLLGQNVNSYRDTSEEQFCDSGLTKLSRGFKTVYRTKQGGMRFSDLLDSVSCIDPNMRIRFMSPHPKDFPDEVLHLIAERSNICKHIHLPAQSGSSQILTRMRRGYTRETYLDLVDTVKKIIPDVSLSSDFISGFCGETEDDHQQTLSLIKEVGYNVGFLFAYSMRKKTHAYHRLQDDVPVEVKQRRLQECIIVFREEALRVNSALINSTQLVLVEGESKRSAKDLCGRTDGNLKVIFPKEDVALPAESTSAPINAGDYILVKILSSSSQSLRGRAISHSSLRGTVK; translated from the exons ATGAAAAACCTCAGGCGTTTGAATTGCTTAATTTCCCGGatcctgcttcctgtcagacggAGTGAACCAAGATATTGTTCTAGTGTAACTAATAGTGTAACAGCTACGAATAATTTTAAGACTCGGTTATCTTCTGGTCCACGCTTCCAAGATTTCACGGGAGAAGTTACAGGAGACTCAGACAAACACTGTTATCTTTCGGCGGAGCTGGAAATGGGTAACTCAAGGAAAG TGTATTTTGAAACCTATGGATGTCAAATGAATGTTAATGACACGGAGATAGCATGGTCTATACTGCAGAGGAAAGGATACCAACGCACAGCTAATGTAAATGAG GCCGATGTTATACTTCTGGTCACCTGCTCCATAAG AGAGAAAGCTGAACAGACAATTTGGAATAGACTGCAGCAAATCAAAGCCATGAAGAAGAAGCGCCTAAAGTCACCAATAAAAATAGGCATTTTAG GTTGCATGGCAGAGAGGCTTAAGACAGAGCTTTTGGAGAGAGAAAAGTTGGTAGATATTCTCGCTGGTCCAGATGCCTACAGAGACCTCCCCCGCCTCCTGACTGTGGCTGATGGAGATCATCAGGCATGTAATGTGCTGCTGTCATTGGAGGAGACCTATGCAGACATTATGCCTGTCCACCGTGCTTCTTATGGACATAGTGCTTTCGT GTCTATCATGCGAGGCTGCGACAACATGTGCAGTTACTGCATTGTTCCCTTCActcgagggagagagagaagtagACCTATCAGCTCCATTCTTGAGGAGATTCGTATGCTGTCTGACCAG GGTGTGAAGGAGGTGACATTACTTGGTCAGAATGTGAACAGCTACAGAGACACATCAGAAGAACAGTTCTGTGACTCAGGCCTGACCAAGCTCAGCCGGGGCTTTAAGACAGTTTACCGAACCAAACAGGGAGGCATGCGCTTTTCTGACCTGTTGGATTCAGTGTCTTGCATCGATCCCAATATGAGGATCAGGTTCATGTCCCCTCATCCCAAAGACTTCCCTGATGAG GTTTTGCATCTGATCGCAGAGCGTTCCAACATTTGTAAGCATATCCACCTTCCAGCACAAAGTGGGAGCAGTCAAATTCTAACAAGAATGCGACGTGG TTACACTAGAGAGACCTATCTTGATCTTGTggacactgtaaaaaaaatcatcccAG ATGTGAGTCTCAGCAGTGACTTCATATCAGGTTTCTGTGGTGAGACGGAGGACGACCACCAGCAGACTCTGTCTCTGATCAAGGAGGTGGGCTACAATGTGGGGTTCCTTTTTGCCTACAGTATGAGAAAG aAAACTCATGCCTACCATCGGCTACAAGATGACGTGCCAGTGGAGGTGAAGCAGCGACGATTGCAGGAGTGCATAATTGTGTTCAGAGAGGAAGCTCTGCGGGTCAATTCTGCTCTCATTAACAGCACACAGCTTGTTCTGGTGGAGGGA gaAAGTAAAAGATCTGCCAAGGACCTGTGTGGGCGAACTGATGGCAATTTGAAGGTGATTTTCCCCAAAGAGGATGTCGCCCTACCTGCAGAGTCCACCTCTGCTCCAATCAACGCTGGAGATTACATACTGGTGAAG atTTTGTCATCCAGCTCCCAGAGTCTGAGAGGCCGAGCCATCAGTCACAGCTCTTTGAGAGGAACAGTGAAGTAA
- the cdk5rap1 gene encoding CDK5 regulatory subunit-associated protein 1 isoform X6, which yields MKNLRRLNCLISRILLPVRRSEPRYCSSVTNSVTATNNFKTRLSSGPRFQDFTGEVTGDSDKHCYLSAELEMGNSRKVYFETYGCQMNVNDTEIAWSILQRKGYQRTANVNEADVILLVTCSIREKAEQTIWNRLQQIKAMKKKRLKSPIKIGILGCMAERLKTELLEREKLVDILAGPDAYRDLPRLLTVADGDHQACNVLLSLEETYADIMPVHRASYGHSAFVSIMRGCDNMCSYCIVPFTRGRERSRPISSILEEIRMLSDQCVCVCVCACACACVRACVRVVADPQGVKEVTLLGQNVNSYRDTSEEQFCDSGLTKLSRGFKTVYRTKQGGMRFSDLLDSVSCIDPNMRIRFMSPHPKDFPDEVLHLIAERSNICKHIHLPAQSGSSQILTRMRRGYTRETYLDLVDTVKKIIPGFCGETEDDHQQTLSLIKEVGYNVGFLFAYSMRKESKRSAKDLCGRTDGNLKVIFPKEDVALPAESTSAPINAGDYILVKILSSSSQSLRGRAISHSSLRGTVK from the exons ATGAAAAACCTCAGGCGTTTGAATTGCTTAATTTCCCGGatcctgcttcctgtcagacggAGTGAACCAAGATATTGTTCTAGTGTAACTAATAGTGTAACAGCTACGAATAATTTTAAGACTCGGTTATCTTCTGGTCCACGCTTCCAAGATTTCACGGGAGAAGTTACAGGAGACTCAGACAAACACTGTTATCTTTCGGCGGAGCTGGAAATGGGTAACTCAAGGAAAG TGTATTTTGAAACCTATGGATGTCAAATGAATGTTAATGACACGGAGATAGCATGGTCTATACTGCAGAGGAAAGGATACCAACGCACAGCTAATGTAAATGAG GCCGATGTTATACTTCTGGTCACCTGCTCCATAAG AGAGAAAGCTGAACAGACAATTTGGAATAGACTGCAGCAAATCAAAGCCATGAAGAAGAAGCGCCTAAAGTCACCAATAAAAATAGGCATTTTAG GTTGCATGGCAGAGAGGCTTAAGACAGAGCTTTTGGAGAGAGAAAAGTTGGTAGATATTCTCGCTGGTCCAGATGCCTACAGAGACCTCCCCCGCCTCCTGACTGTGGCTGATGGAGATCATCAGGCATGTAATGTGCTGCTGTCATTGGAGGAGACCTATGCAGACATTATGCCTGTCCACCGTGCTTCTTATGGACATAGTGCTTTCGT GTCTATCATGCGAGGCTGCGACAACATGTGCAGTTACTGCATTGTTCCCTTCActcgagggagagagagaagtagACCTATCAGCTCCATTCTTGAGGAGATTCGTATGCTGTCTGACCAG tgtgtgtgtgtgtgcgtgtgtgcgtgtgcgtgcgcgtgcgtgcgtgcgtgcgtgcgtgtggtcgCTGACCCTCAGGGTGTGAAGGAGGTGACATTACTTGGTCAGAATGTGAACAGCTACAGAGACACATCAGAAGAACAGTTCTGTGACTCAGGCCTGACCAAGCTCAGCCGGGGCTTTAAGACAGTTTACCGAACCAAACAGGGAGGCATGCGCTTTTCTGACCTGTTGGATTCAGTGTCTTGCATCGATCCCAATATGAGGATCAGGTTCATGTCCCCTCATCCCAAAGACTTCCCTGATGAG GTTTTGCATCTGATCGCAGAGCGTTCCAACATTTGTAAGCATATCCACCTTCCAGCACAAAGTGGGAGCAGTCAAATTCTAACAAGAATGCGACGTGG TTACACTAGAGAGACCTATCTTGATCTTGTggacactgtaaaaaaaatcatcccAG GTTTCTGTGGTGAGACGGAGGACGACCACCAGCAGACTCTGTCTCTGATCAAGGAGGTGGGCTACAATGTGGGGTTCCTTTTTGCCTACAGTATGAGAAAG gaAAGTAAAAGATCTGCCAAGGACCTGTGTGGGCGAACTGATGGCAATTTGAAGGTGATTTTCCCCAAAGAGGATGTCGCCCTACCTGCAGAGTCCACCTCTGCTCCAATCAACGCTGGAGATTACATACTGGTGAAG atTTTGTCATCCAGCTCCCAGAGTCTGAGAGGCCGAGCCATCAGTCACAGCTCTTTGAGAGGAACAGTGAAGTAA
- the cdk5rap1 gene encoding CDK5 regulatory subunit-associated protein 1 isoform X5: MKNLRRLNCLISRILLPVRRSEPRYCSSVTNSVTATNNFKTRLSSGPRFQDFTGEVTGDSDKHCYLSAELEMGNSRKVYFETYGCQMNVNDTEIAWSILQRKGYQRTANVNEADVILLVTCSIREKAEQTIWNRLQQIKAMKKKRLKSPIKIGILGCMAERLKTELLEREKLVDILAGPDAYRDLPRLLTVADGDHQACNVLLSLEETYADIMPVHRASYGHSAFVSIMRGCDNMCSYCIVPFTRGRERSRPISSILEEIRMLSDQCVCVCVCACACACVRACVRVVADPQGVKEVTLLGQNVNSYRDTSEEQFCDSGLTKLSRGFKTVYRTKQGGMRFSDLLDSVSCIDPNMRIRFMSPHPKDFPDEVLHLIAERSNICKHIHLPAQSGSSQILTRMRRGYTRETYLDLVDTVKKIIPDVSLSSDFISGFCGETEDDHQQTLSLIKEVGYNVGFLFAYSMRKESKRSAKDLCGRTDGNLKVIFPKEDVALPAESTSAPINAGDYILVKILSSSSQSLRGRAISHSSLRGTVK, translated from the exons ATGAAAAACCTCAGGCGTTTGAATTGCTTAATTTCCCGGatcctgcttcctgtcagacggAGTGAACCAAGATATTGTTCTAGTGTAACTAATAGTGTAACAGCTACGAATAATTTTAAGACTCGGTTATCTTCTGGTCCACGCTTCCAAGATTTCACGGGAGAAGTTACAGGAGACTCAGACAAACACTGTTATCTTTCGGCGGAGCTGGAAATGGGTAACTCAAGGAAAG TGTATTTTGAAACCTATGGATGTCAAATGAATGTTAATGACACGGAGATAGCATGGTCTATACTGCAGAGGAAAGGATACCAACGCACAGCTAATGTAAATGAG GCCGATGTTATACTTCTGGTCACCTGCTCCATAAG AGAGAAAGCTGAACAGACAATTTGGAATAGACTGCAGCAAATCAAAGCCATGAAGAAGAAGCGCCTAAAGTCACCAATAAAAATAGGCATTTTAG GTTGCATGGCAGAGAGGCTTAAGACAGAGCTTTTGGAGAGAGAAAAGTTGGTAGATATTCTCGCTGGTCCAGATGCCTACAGAGACCTCCCCCGCCTCCTGACTGTGGCTGATGGAGATCATCAGGCATGTAATGTGCTGCTGTCATTGGAGGAGACCTATGCAGACATTATGCCTGTCCACCGTGCTTCTTATGGACATAGTGCTTTCGT GTCTATCATGCGAGGCTGCGACAACATGTGCAGTTACTGCATTGTTCCCTTCActcgagggagagagagaagtagACCTATCAGCTCCATTCTTGAGGAGATTCGTATGCTGTCTGACCAG tgtgtgtgtgtgtgcgtgtgtgcgtgtgcgtgcgcgtgcgtgcgtgcgtgcgtgcgtgtggtcgCTGACCCTCAGGGTGTGAAGGAGGTGACATTACTTGGTCAGAATGTGAACAGCTACAGAGACACATCAGAAGAACAGTTCTGTGACTCAGGCCTGACCAAGCTCAGCCGGGGCTTTAAGACAGTTTACCGAACCAAACAGGGAGGCATGCGCTTTTCTGACCTGTTGGATTCAGTGTCTTGCATCGATCCCAATATGAGGATCAGGTTCATGTCCCCTCATCCCAAAGACTTCCCTGATGAG GTTTTGCATCTGATCGCAGAGCGTTCCAACATTTGTAAGCATATCCACCTTCCAGCACAAAGTGGGAGCAGTCAAATTCTAACAAGAATGCGACGTGG TTACACTAGAGAGACCTATCTTGATCTTGTggacactgtaaaaaaaatcatcccAG ATGTGAGTCTCAGCAGTGACTTCATATCAGGTTTCTGTGGTGAGACGGAGGACGACCACCAGCAGACTCTGTCTCTGATCAAGGAGGTGGGCTACAATGTGGGGTTCCTTTTTGCCTACAGTATGAGAAAG gaAAGTAAAAGATCTGCCAAGGACCTGTGTGGGCGAACTGATGGCAATTTGAAGGTGATTTTCCCCAAAGAGGATGTCGCCCTACCTGCAGAGTCCACCTCTGCTCCAATCAACGCTGGAGATTACATACTGGTGAAG atTTTGTCATCCAGCTCCCAGAGTCTGAGAGGCCGAGCCATCAGTCACAGCTCTTTGAGAGGAACAGTGAAGTAA
- the cdk5rap1 gene encoding CDK5 regulatory subunit-associated protein 1 isoform X4: MKNLRRLNCLISRILLPVRRSEPRYCSSVTNSVTATNNFKTRLSSGPRFQDFTGEVTGDSDKHCYLSAELEMGNSRKVYFETYGCQMNVNDTEIAWSILQRKGYQRTANVNEADVILLVTCSIREKAEQTIWNRLQQIKAMKKKRLKSPIKIGILGCMAERLKTELLEREKLVDILAGPDAYRDLPRLLTVADGDHQACNVLLSLEETYADIMPVHRASYGHSAFVSIMRGCDNMCSYCIVPFTRGRERSRPISSILEEIRMLSDQCVCVCVCACACACVRACVRVVADPQGVKEVTLLGQNVNSYRDTSEEQFCDSGLTKLSRGFKTVYRTKQGGMRFSDLLDSVSCIDPNMRIRFMSPHPKDFPDEVLHLIAERSNICKHIHLPAQSGSSQILTRMRRGYTRETYLDLVDTVKKIIPDVSLSSDFISGFCGETEDDHQQTLSLIKEVGYNVGFLFAYSMRKKTHAYHRLQDDVPVEESKRSAKDLCGRTDGNLKVIFPKEDVALPAESTSAPINAGDYILVKILSSSSQSLRGRAISHSSLRGTVK, translated from the exons ATGAAAAACCTCAGGCGTTTGAATTGCTTAATTTCCCGGatcctgcttcctgtcagacggAGTGAACCAAGATATTGTTCTAGTGTAACTAATAGTGTAACAGCTACGAATAATTTTAAGACTCGGTTATCTTCTGGTCCACGCTTCCAAGATTTCACGGGAGAAGTTACAGGAGACTCAGACAAACACTGTTATCTTTCGGCGGAGCTGGAAATGGGTAACTCAAGGAAAG TGTATTTTGAAACCTATGGATGTCAAATGAATGTTAATGACACGGAGATAGCATGGTCTATACTGCAGAGGAAAGGATACCAACGCACAGCTAATGTAAATGAG GCCGATGTTATACTTCTGGTCACCTGCTCCATAAG AGAGAAAGCTGAACAGACAATTTGGAATAGACTGCAGCAAATCAAAGCCATGAAGAAGAAGCGCCTAAAGTCACCAATAAAAATAGGCATTTTAG GTTGCATGGCAGAGAGGCTTAAGACAGAGCTTTTGGAGAGAGAAAAGTTGGTAGATATTCTCGCTGGTCCAGATGCCTACAGAGACCTCCCCCGCCTCCTGACTGTGGCTGATGGAGATCATCAGGCATGTAATGTGCTGCTGTCATTGGAGGAGACCTATGCAGACATTATGCCTGTCCACCGTGCTTCTTATGGACATAGTGCTTTCGT GTCTATCATGCGAGGCTGCGACAACATGTGCAGTTACTGCATTGTTCCCTTCActcgagggagagagagaagtagACCTATCAGCTCCATTCTTGAGGAGATTCGTATGCTGTCTGACCAG tgtgtgtgtgtgtgcgtgtgtgcgtgtgcgtgcgcgtgcgtgcgtgcgtgcgtgcgtgtggtcgCTGACCCTCAGGGTGTGAAGGAGGTGACATTACTTGGTCAGAATGTGAACAGCTACAGAGACACATCAGAAGAACAGTTCTGTGACTCAGGCCTGACCAAGCTCAGCCGGGGCTTTAAGACAGTTTACCGAACCAAACAGGGAGGCATGCGCTTTTCTGACCTGTTGGATTCAGTGTCTTGCATCGATCCCAATATGAGGATCAGGTTCATGTCCCCTCATCCCAAAGACTTCCCTGATGAG GTTTTGCATCTGATCGCAGAGCGTTCCAACATTTGTAAGCATATCCACCTTCCAGCACAAAGTGGGAGCAGTCAAATTCTAACAAGAATGCGACGTGG TTACACTAGAGAGACCTATCTTGATCTTGTggacactgtaaaaaaaatcatcccAG ATGTGAGTCTCAGCAGTGACTTCATATCAGGTTTCTGTGGTGAGACGGAGGACGACCACCAGCAGACTCTGTCTCTGATCAAGGAGGTGGGCTACAATGTGGGGTTCCTTTTTGCCTACAGTATGAGAAAG aAAACTCATGCCTACCATCGGCTACAAGATGACGTGCCAGTGGAG gaAAGTAAAAGATCTGCCAAGGACCTGTGTGGGCGAACTGATGGCAATTTGAAGGTGATTTTCCCCAAAGAGGATGTCGCCCTACCTGCAGAGTCCACCTCTGCTCCAATCAACGCTGGAGATTACATACTGGTGAAG atTTTGTCATCCAGCTCCCAGAGTCTGAGAGGCCGAGCCATCAGTCACAGCTCTTTGAGAGGAACAGTGAAGTAA
- the cdk5rap1 gene encoding CDK5 regulatory subunit-associated protein 1 isoform X2, with the protein MKNLRRLNCLISRILLPVRRSEPRYCSSVTNSVTATNNFKTRLSSGPRFQDFTGEVTGDSDKHCYLSAELEMGNSRKVYFETYGCQMNVNDTEIAWSILQRKGYQRTANVNEADVILLVTCSIREKAEQTIWNRLQQIKAMKKKRLKSPIKIGILGCMAERLKTELLEREKLVDILAGPDAYRDLPRLLTVADGDHQACNVLLSLEETYADIMPVHRASYGHSAFVSIMRGCDNMCSYCIVPFTRGRERSRPISSILEEIRMLSDQCVCVCVCACACACVRACVRVVADPQGVKEVTLLGQNVNSYRDTSEEQFCDSGLTKLSRGFKTVYRTKQGGMRFSDLLDSVSCIDPNMRIRFMSPHPKDFPDEVLHLIAERSNICKHIHLPAQSGSSQILTRMRRGYTRETYLDLVDTVKKIIPGFCGETEDDHQQTLSLIKEVGYNVGFLFAYSMRKKTHAYHRLQDDVPVEVKQRRLQECIIVFREEALRVNSALINSTQLVLVEGESKRSAKDLCGRTDGNLKVIFPKEDVALPAESTSAPINAGDYILVKILSSSSQSLRGRAISHSSLRGTVK; encoded by the exons ATGAAAAACCTCAGGCGTTTGAATTGCTTAATTTCCCGGatcctgcttcctgtcagacggAGTGAACCAAGATATTGTTCTAGTGTAACTAATAGTGTAACAGCTACGAATAATTTTAAGACTCGGTTATCTTCTGGTCCACGCTTCCAAGATTTCACGGGAGAAGTTACAGGAGACTCAGACAAACACTGTTATCTTTCGGCGGAGCTGGAAATGGGTAACTCAAGGAAAG TGTATTTTGAAACCTATGGATGTCAAATGAATGTTAATGACACGGAGATAGCATGGTCTATACTGCAGAGGAAAGGATACCAACGCACAGCTAATGTAAATGAG GCCGATGTTATACTTCTGGTCACCTGCTCCATAAG AGAGAAAGCTGAACAGACAATTTGGAATAGACTGCAGCAAATCAAAGCCATGAAGAAGAAGCGCCTAAAGTCACCAATAAAAATAGGCATTTTAG GTTGCATGGCAGAGAGGCTTAAGACAGAGCTTTTGGAGAGAGAAAAGTTGGTAGATATTCTCGCTGGTCCAGATGCCTACAGAGACCTCCCCCGCCTCCTGACTGTGGCTGATGGAGATCATCAGGCATGTAATGTGCTGCTGTCATTGGAGGAGACCTATGCAGACATTATGCCTGTCCACCGTGCTTCTTATGGACATAGTGCTTTCGT GTCTATCATGCGAGGCTGCGACAACATGTGCAGTTACTGCATTGTTCCCTTCActcgagggagagagagaagtagACCTATCAGCTCCATTCTTGAGGAGATTCGTATGCTGTCTGACCAG tgtgtgtgtgtgtgcgtgtgtgcgtgtgcgtgcgcgtgcgtgcgtgcgtgcgtgcgtgtggtcgCTGACCCTCAGGGTGTGAAGGAGGTGACATTACTTGGTCAGAATGTGAACAGCTACAGAGACACATCAGAAGAACAGTTCTGTGACTCAGGCCTGACCAAGCTCAGCCGGGGCTTTAAGACAGTTTACCGAACCAAACAGGGAGGCATGCGCTTTTCTGACCTGTTGGATTCAGTGTCTTGCATCGATCCCAATATGAGGATCAGGTTCATGTCCCCTCATCCCAAAGACTTCCCTGATGAG GTTTTGCATCTGATCGCAGAGCGTTCCAACATTTGTAAGCATATCCACCTTCCAGCACAAAGTGGGAGCAGTCAAATTCTAACAAGAATGCGACGTGG TTACACTAGAGAGACCTATCTTGATCTTGTggacactgtaaaaaaaatcatcccAG GTTTCTGTGGTGAGACGGAGGACGACCACCAGCAGACTCTGTCTCTGATCAAGGAGGTGGGCTACAATGTGGGGTTCCTTTTTGCCTACAGTATGAGAAAG aAAACTCATGCCTACCATCGGCTACAAGATGACGTGCCAGTGGAGGTGAAGCAGCGACGATTGCAGGAGTGCATAATTGTGTTCAGAGAGGAAGCTCTGCGGGTCAATTCTGCTCTCATTAACAGCACACAGCTTGTTCTGGTGGAGGGA gaAAGTAAAAGATCTGCCAAGGACCTGTGTGGGCGAACTGATGGCAATTTGAAGGTGATTTTCCCCAAAGAGGATGTCGCCCTACCTGCAGAGTCCACCTCTGCTCCAATCAACGCTGGAGATTACATACTGGTGAAG atTTTGTCATCCAGCTCCCAGAGTCTGAGAGGCCGAGCCATCAGTCACAGCTCTTTGAGAGGAACAGTGAAGTAA
- the ghrh gene encoding somatoliberin isoform X1 — MMNTAALLLFCCLVMSLSGTPLYPSIRFGQRDMSIVMTSSINNPAEQLKEDTSPIKEQGESRSGRNADAIFTNSYRKVLGQISARKFLQTIMGKRLGHMSESYMKRQSDLFKGTYFIKKI; from the exons ATGATGAATACAGCTGCACTGCTACTGTTTTGTTGCCTGGTCATGTCTTTATCTGGGACTCCGCTGTACCCTTCTATTAG ATTTGGCCAGAGAGACATGTCTATTGTGATGACATCTTCCATAAataatccagcagagcagctgaaggaggacacAAGCCCAATTAAGGAGCAAGGAGAGTCACG ctctggGCGCAACGCTGATGCCATCTTCACAAACAGTTACAGGAAAGTTCTGGGTCAAATCTCAGCCAGGAAGTTCCTTCAGACAATCATGGGCAAGCGTCTGGG ACATATGAGTGAGAGTTACATGAAACGGCAGTCAGACCTTTTTAAAGGGACCTACTTTATAAAGAAGATCTAA
- the ghrh gene encoding somatoliberin isoform X2, which yields MMNTAALLLFCCLVMSLSGTPLYPSIRFGQRDMSIVMTSSINNPAEQLKEDTSPIKEQGESRSGRNADAIFTNSYRKVLGQISARKFLQTIMGKRLGLPS from the exons ATGATGAATACAGCTGCACTGCTACTGTTTTGTTGCCTGGTCATGTCTTTATCTGGGACTCCGCTGTACCCTTCTATTAG ATTTGGCCAGAGAGACATGTCTATTGTGATGACATCTTCCATAAataatccagcagagcagctgaaggaggacacAAGCCCAATTAAGGAGCAAGGAGAGTCACG ctctggGCGCAACGCTGATGCCATCTTCACAAACAGTTACAGGAAAGTTCTGGGTCAAATCTCAGCCAGGAAGTTCCTTCAGACAATCATGGGCAAGCGTCTGGG